Below is a genomic region from Zavarzinella sp..
TCCTTTTGAATACTGTAGCGTTTGGCTTGTACCGACGATTAAGCAATGAGCAAGCATTTGTGCAGGTTCTCCCAAACCTGTATTTTGGGCGTTGGTTGTCGTCTGAAGAATACCAGGATTGGACATTGGTGGTTGATCTGGCGTGCGAGTTCACGGCACCAGTATCTGTTCGAAGTCGATCAGGATATCGATCACTACCAGTGTTGGATGCGACCCCACCTACTTTCGAAGAACTGCAATTGGTGGTAAACTGGATAGCACAGTCAGTTGTGGATGGAAAAGTGTATGTACACTGTGCCTTGGGGCACGGTCGCAGTGCGTGTGTGGTGATTGCCTACTTGCTAAACATCGGCGTTGTTACAAGCGTCAAGGAAGGGGTACTACATTTGACAGCCCTCCGTCCTGGTGTCCGACTACATCCATCCCAGCGCCAGATTCTTAGCCGTTTGGTGCAAGAAACATCAGCCACGAGAAAACACCATGTGGATTGATGCAGTAGTCGATATCCCCAAATTTCCAAGGCCTGCAAGGCCGTCTGACTCCGTAAACGGCATCTGGTTTTTGAACACAGACTTTACCGCCCGATTTACACAGAAGATTGCTGGGTAATTCAATTCGTGAGACGGCGTTTCAAGTCGTCGCCAGCAAGGCCGCGAAGACTCAAAGAGATTCTGATGTTTAAAAACTCATGGCGGAACGCCCATGTTACATAGCGATAGATATGCGATTGTGTACCGCAGCGTTCGCAGTAAGAGAGTTTCTTAACCAAACAGTGATGATTCCTGCCAAACCTCCGAAATAACTAACATTGTGCATTGTTCCCGCTCGCACAAATCCCACATCGTCGATAATCTCATTTCCGTAGCGAAAAACCTGACCTGCGCTCTGCTCATCTACTGTGATAAAAGCGTAGATTAATGCAGCAATGCCACAGATCAGGGTGGTAGCAGCTACGATGAAATAACTGAGTAGAGTTTCCCGGAAGAAAGTTGATTTTTGACGAAAAAGCAGCCCCACTGAGATGAGGACGCTGCTGATAAAGAGCCCCATCCACCAGGCTGCTTTCCATCCCACGAGCGCCGCACCAATTCGATCTGGAACATCCGTTTGAATTAGAAATTGCTCGAACTTGTACTGGGTAAAATATTCCGGGCAGATGGTATAGGAAATCTGGTTATGCAGTGCACCATAAGTGCCTGCGGCCAAACAGGCAATTGCAACCAACACTGAAATCTGAAACAATCTAACCATGGGACGAACTTCCGTAA
It encodes:
- a CDS encoding dual specificity protein phosphatase family protein, whose translation is MLLILAAASVLVSVTTWDVIGWWAILPFYFASSFIFLSGTYACSSPKLLGKRVNGGRTVLGFLLFAPYFLLNTVAFGLYRRLSNEQAFVQVLPNLYFGRWLSSEEYQDWTLVVDLACEFTAPVSVRSRSGYRSLPVLDATPPTFEELQLVVNWIAQSVVDGKVYVHCALGHGRSACVVIAYLLNIGVVTSVKEGVLHLTALRPGVRLHPSQRQILSRLVQETSATRKHHVD